GGCGGGTCCGGGAGCGGACGCGGGCCCGCCCGGGCGGGGGCCCCGTGCGGTGGCGGATGCTGCGCGGCGCCGAGGAGGAGTACGCGCCGCGCGGGCCCCGGCTCGCGGACTCCGTGCCGTACGGCGTCTTCGGCCTGGGCACCGGGCTGCTCGTGCTGTACGCGGCTCTGGGGGAGGTGCTCGCCGGGGGGCCCGCCGAGGCGGTCGCCGCGCCCTCGGCGGTGGCCCTCACCCTCAGCATGGGCCCCGCCGAATGGCTGCTGCACCGGTTCCGCAGCGGCAGCCTCGCCGGGCTGCGGGCCGCCCGCTCGCCCCGGGCGTTCCGGCGCCGGATGCTGGTCACCCTGGCCCGCTGCCTGGCCCGGTACCTGGCGGTGCTGCTGGCGCTGGGCGTGAGCGGGACCCTGCTGTGGCCCGGCGCTCCCACCCTGACCGGGGCGCGGGCGGCGACGCTGCTGCTGCTGGGCGCCGTCATGTGGACGGGGCTGCTGCTCCAGTCCTTCGGGGCGGTCCGGCCCGCCGCGGTGGTCTGCGCCTCGGCGGCGTTCGTGCAGAGCCTGGCCGTGCTGACCGGTTCCGGGCCGCCGCGGCTGGTGCAGTTGGCGGTGGCGGGCGCGGCCGCGGCCGCCCTGGCCACCCTGGTCTGCCTGCTGCTGGGCCGCGCGACGGCCCACCGCTGACGCACGTGCCCCCGTACGAGACGCACAAGAAGAAGGACCTCATGCTGCTGGTGCCCCTCTACGAGCACCCCGCCGACCGGCCCGAGGCGTGGGAGCTGCTCATCGCCTCGGCCGGCCGGCTGCATTCGGTGGTGCTCAACCCCGACAGCGGGCCGGGCGCGGCCCCCGACGAACGGTTCGCCGCGGTCGCCGGGCGGCTGCGGGCCGCCGGGGTGCCCGTCCTGGGGTACACCGACACCGACTACGGGCGCCGCCCGCACGCGGCCGTCGTCCAGGACCTGCTGCGCCACCGCGACTGGTACGCCACCGACGGCGCCTTCCTCGACCAGGCCTCCGCGGAGCCGGGACTCCTGCCGCACTACGGCCGGCTCGCCGTCGCCGCCCGGGCGGCCGGCGCCCGCACCCTCGTCCTGAACCACGGCGTCCACCCGCACCCCGGGTACGCCGCGCTCGCCGACCTGCTCGTCACCTTCGAGGGTCCCTGGGACGCGTACCGCGACGCGGGAGCCGCCCCGGGGTGGACCGCCGACCACCCCGCCCAGCGGTTCTGCCACCTCGTGTACGCCGTCCCGCCGGGCGCCCCGGCCGCCGAACTCGCCCTGGAGCGAGGGGCCGCCGTGCACTGCGCGGTCCCCGGCACCGGCGCGCACCCGTGGGGAACCCTGCCGTACGCCCTGGAGGCCACCGCATGAGGCGCCGCGCGCTGCCCTGGCTGCTCGTCGGCCCGCTCCTGCTCCTGGCCTCCTGCACGTCCGTGCCCGAGTCGCCGGAACCCGACGACCTGTCGCCCGACCCGGCGCCCGGGCAGCGCTGGCAGCCCGCGCCGCAGGTGAGCTGGCAGTGGCAGCTGACCGGCGCGCTCGATGCCTCCGTGAAGGCGGCCGTGTACGACGTCGACGGCTTCAACACCTCCAAGGAGCAGGTGGCCGCCTTGAAGAAGGCCGGCCGCAAGACGATCTGCTACCTCTCCACCGGAGCCTGGGAGGACTTCCGTCCCGACGCCGCCGACTTCCCGAAGGAACTGCTGGGCAAGGGCAACGGCTGGGAGGGCGAGCGCTGGCTGGACATCCGGCGCTCGGCCGAACTGGAACCGCTGATGGCCAAGCGGTTCGACATGTGCAAGGCCAAGGGCTTCGACGCGATCGAGCCGGACAACATGGACGGGTACGCCAACTCGTCCGGGTTCCCGCTCACCGCCGCCGACCAGCTGGCCTACAACCGGCTGATCGCGAAGCTCGCGCACGACCGGGGACTGTCGGTCGGGCTCAAGAACGACCTGGACCAGATCCCCGACCTCGTCGGTGACTTCGAGTTCGCCGTCAACGAGCAGTGCGCCCAGTACGAGGAGTGCGAGC
This Streptomyces sp. NBC_00539 DNA region includes the following protein-coding sequences:
- a CDS encoding spherulation-specific family 4 protein; its protein translation is MLLVPLYEHPADRPEAWELLIASAGRLHSVVLNPDSGPGAAPDERFAAVAGRLRAAGVPVLGYTDTDYGRRPHAAVVQDLLRHRDWYATDGAFLDQASAEPGLLPHYGRLAVAARAAGARTLVLNHGVHPHPGYAALADLLVTFEGPWDAYRDAGAAPGWTADHPAQRFCHLVYAVPPGAPAAELALERGAAVHCAVPGTGAHPWGTLPYALEATA
- a CDS encoding endo alpha-1,4 polygalactosaminidase; translation: MRRRALPWLLVGPLLLLASCTSVPESPEPDDLSPDPAPGQRWQPAPQVSWQWQLTGALDASVKAAVYDVDGFNTSKEQVAALKKAGRKTICYLSTGAWEDFRPDAADFPKELLGKGNGWEGERWLDIRRSAELEPLMAKRFDMCKAKGFDAIEPDNMDGYANSSGFPLTAADQLAYNRLIAKLAHDRGLSVGLKNDLDQIPDLVGDFEFAVNEQCAQYEECERYRPFVAAGKAVFHVEYEGRLREWCPVSQREKLSSLQKKTDLDAWRRWCPPRGEP